A stretch of DNA from Catenulispora acidiphila DSM 44928:
GCGGGCGCCAGGCGGTAGCCGGAACCGCCGGCGGCTCCGGCGAAGACCAGGCCGGGCCGCAGCTCGGCGACGACCGGCTCGCGGTGCGGGCTGTAGGCGTCGCAGAAGACACGGCCCGAGGTGCACGAAGCCGCCAGGTGGGGCGCGTACCGGCCCAGGACGGCGCGGGCGTCGTCGAGGTCTGACGGTTCCAGGACCAGACCGGCGTCGTCGGGACTGACGTCCCAGCGGTCGCAGGTGTAGCTGAACAGGAAGTGACCGCGTTCGGGGAGCGGCAGCAGGAAGGCGTCCTCGTCGTGCAGGACGGTCATCGGGTCGCCGGGCGCGGGCGTGGATTCGATGTGCGCAGCGACGATCTTCTTGACCCGCAAGCCGAGCGGGGCGAGCAGGTCGGCCCAGGCGGGATGGCCGATCCACGGCCCGGGCGCGAGGACGACCCGGTCGGCGTGGATCTGCTGACCCTGGCTCAGCGTCAGCCGATGCGTGCTGCCCGAGGACAGCTCGGTGACCTCGGTTCCTTCCAGGACCCGCACCCGGCCGCGCAGTCCGGCGATGATGCGCGCGGCGACCTGCTGGACGTCAGCGTGCTGACATCCGTAGAGCGGCCAGCTGCGCGCGTCCGGCGGCGCCGACCAGCCGGCGGGCAGGTCGGCCGGAGTGCTCTGGACGCCGAGGCGCAGATACGTGGTGGAGATCGCGAAGGGGTCGCCGGCGGAGACGACCGTCGCGTCCACTTCCCGGATCGGCAGGCCGTGCTCGCCGGCCAGCTGCTGCCAGGCCAGGTGCGAGTGCTCGGTCAGGGCCCTGACCCGCGCGGTCGCGCCGCGCGGGAAGTGGACGCCGGCCGAGCGCGACGACGCGCCTTGGCCGACCAGTCCGCGCTCCAGGATCACGACGGACAGGTCGGGGTCGGCGGCGATCGCCTCATACGCGATGAGGGCGCCGATGACTCCCCCGCCGACGATCGCGAGATCGACGGTGTCGGGCTGTGCGTCCGCGTCTGCATCTGATGATGTGCCCGTCGCCATGGTCAGCCCCGCCCGCTCTTGGCCGACCAGTCGATGAACGACATCGCCATCTCCGGGGAGTTGTTGCCGCGCAGCCGGTCGGCGATCCGCTGGGCGCGCCAGGCGTTCAGGCTCAGGTTCACGTCCGGCAGACCGCGCTGGCCGCGCACCGCGTTCTGCATGAAGATGTTCCGGTCCGGCGGTCCGTCCCAGGTGACCGCGAAGTCCTCGTCGACGCGGACCTCGCCGTTCGCGGTCTCGATGTGGCTCAGCAGCGGCTCCAGGAACGTCTTGGGCGCCGGACGGAAGCCCGTCGCCCAGACCACGGCGTCCACCGGGAGGATCTGGCTCTGCCCGGACTCGTCGTTGTGGCGCAGCATCAGTTCGAAGATGCCGTTCGACGTGCGGTCGGCGGCCACGACGGTCCGGTTCGGCAGGAGTCCGAAGCGGTGCTCGTCGTGCTCGACGAACTGCAGCCGGTACAGCCCTTGGTAGATCGCGCGCAGGGTCGACTCGGAGATGCCGTCGGAGCTGAGCAGGTGTGCGGAGTTCAGCTCGGCGCGCTTCTCCTCGGAGAGCCGGTAGAAGTAGTCGGAGTACTCCGGCATGTAGAAGTCGTTGGTGAACGTCGAGTCGTCGATCGGGAAGTAGTTGCGGCGCCGGGAGACCCAGGAGACGCACGCCGGGCGGTCGCCCGGGGAGCGGGAGATCAGGTCCAGGAACGCCTCGGCGCCGGACTGGCCGCCGCCGACCACCGCGACGCGCTTGCCCGCGAGCTGGCCGGCGTACCGCAGGAACTGGCTGACGTGGAAGTGGCCGGTGCCCAGGTGCGGGACGGCCAGATCGGGAACCCAGGGCACGGTCCCGACGCCCACCGCGATGTTGTCGGCGGTGACCTGGCGGCGGTCGGTGGTGACCCGGAAGACGTCGTTGACGAACTCCACGTGCTGCACGCTCTCGGAGAAGACCACGTTCTCGTTGGTCTGCGCCGCCCACGCCAGGTAGTTGCGGAACTCGGTGCGCGGTACCGCGGCGAACTGCGCGTTCAGGAAGTGGTACATCCGGCCGTGCTCGTGCAGGTAGGACATGAACGAGAACCGGTTGGTCGGGTCGGACAGGCTGACCAGGTCCTTGAAGATCGAGACCTGCAGCGTGGCGCCGGTGATGAGCTGGTCGTCGTGCCAGGTGAAGGACGGCTTGCGGTCGAAGAAGAGGTTCGGCTGCCCGCGGTCGCCGTGCAGCAGGGCGGCCAGGGCCAGGTTGGCCGGGCCCGCGCCGATGCCGGCGAGCCGAAGGTGAGGCGTCTGCTCGGTGGAACCGGAAGCCGTCATTGACTTCGGCACTGACTTCGGTACAGGTCCCACGTCAACTCCTTTCAACGAACGTGCGAGCTCGGACTTTCAGGGAGTTCGGAGAGTTCTAGAGCGCGTCGGCGATCGTCATCTCGATCACCTCGGAGGCTCCCTCATAGATCCGCAGGGAACGGATCTGGCGGTACAGGCGCTCCACGGTGCTGCCCGCGACGAGGCCGGCGGCGCCGAAGATCTGGACGGCGCCGTCGACGATCTCGCCGGCGGCCTCGGTGCTGTGGAGCTTGGCGATCGAGGAGTGCTTGGCGTGGTCCAGATCGCCGTCGATCGCCCACGCGGCGCGGGCGGTCAGCAGTGAGGCGGCGGAGAGCTTGACGTCCATCCGCGCCAGCGAGGACTTCACCAGCTGCAGGTCTGCAAGCCGTCCGCCGTAGACCTTGCGCGTGCGCGCGTGCTCCAGAGCGAGCCGGAAAGCCCGCCTGGCAAAGCCGATCGCGGCGGCGGCCACGGTCGCCCGTGCGCGTTCGAGGATGTCCAACGCAACCACGAAGCCCTGGCCGCGCTCGCCGAGCACCGCCTCGCCGCCCACGCGGACGTCGGTGAAGTCCAGCTGCGCCCACGAGCGCGGAGCGA
This window harbors:
- a CDS encoding lysine N(6)-hydroxylase/L-ornithine N(5)-oxygenase family protein; translated protein: MTASGSTEQTPHLRLAGIGAGPANLALAALLHGDRGQPNLFFDRKPSFTWHDDQLITGATLQVSIFKDLVSLSDPTNRFSFMSYLHEHGRMYHFLNAQFAAVPRTEFRNYLAWAAQTNENVVFSESVQHVEFVNDVFRVTTDRRQVTADNIAVGVGTVPWVPDLAVPHLGTGHFHVSQFLRYAGQLAGKRVAVVGGGQSGAEAFLDLISRSPGDRPACVSWVSRRRNYFPIDDSTFTNDFYMPEYSDYFYRLSEEKRAELNSAHLLSSDGISESTLRAIYQGLYRLQFVEHDEHRFGLLPNRTVVAADRTSNGIFELMLRHNDESGQSQILPVDAVVWATGFRPAPKTFLEPLLSHIETANGEVRVDEDFAVTWDGPPDRNIFMQNAVRGQRGLPDVNLSLNAWRAQRIADRLRGNNSPEMAMSFIDWSAKSGRG
- a CDS encoding NAD(P)/FAD-dependent oxidoreductase gives rise to the protein MATGTSSDADADAQPDTVDLAIVGGGVIGALIAYEAIAADPDLSVVILERGLVGQGASSRSAGVHFPRGATARVRALTEHSHLAWQQLAGEHGLPIREVDATVVSAGDPFAISTTYLRLGVQSTPADLPAGWSAPPDARSWPLYGCQHADVQQVAARIIAGLRGRVRVLEGTEVTELSSGSTHRLTLSQGQQIHADRVVLAPGPWIGHPAWADLLAPLGLRVKKIVAAHIESTPAPGDPMTVLHDEDAFLLPLPERGHFLFSYTCDRWDVSPDDAGLVLEPSDLDDARAVLGRYAPHLAASCTSGRVFCDAYSPHREPVVAELRPGLVFAGAAGGSGYRLAPAIAAETVAALDLAPTRVLSEPLQRQA